The Flavobacteriaceae bacterium 3519-10 genome includes a window with the following:
- a CDS encoding Tetracycline efflux protein TetA has protein sequence MHSAMKKNQKSAAVGFIFITLLIDITGWGIVIPVVPKLIQELIHNSDLSVASKYGGWLSFAYAAMQFIFASILGGLSDKYGRRPIILFSLLGFSFNFLIQALAPTIFWLFVGRIFSGVTGASITTASAYIADVSTDEDRAKNFGMIGAAFGLGFIIGPVIGGILGQYGARVPFYAASILCLVNFLYGWFILPESLEKENRRPFNWRRANPVGSLLQLRKYPKILGLIAALVFVYIASHAVQTNWTFFTMYKFNWTETLVGISLGVSGFMAALVQGYLIRFIQPKIGNEKSIFYGLTLYAIGMVLFAFANQSWMMFAFLIPYGLGGIAGPALQSVISADVPKNEQGELQGALASLVSLTAIIGPPLMTNTFYYFTHEEAPFIFPGAPFFLGFLLMATSAVIVYRVFKNKRLN, from the coding sequence TTGCACTCTGCAATGAAAAAAAATCAAAAATCAGCGGCCGTCGGTTTCATTTTTATTACTCTTCTCATCGACATTACAGGTTGGGGAATCGTAATTCCGGTGGTACCTAAGCTCATACAGGAACTCATCCACAATTCAGATCTCAGTGTGGCCTCCAAATATGGCGGCTGGCTAAGCTTTGCATACGCGGCAATGCAGTTCATTTTTGCCTCAATCTTGGGCGGTTTAAGCGATAAATACGGACGCAGACCCATCATCCTGTTCTCGCTGCTCGGTTTTTCATTTAATTTCTTAATCCAGGCCCTTGCGCCCACGATATTCTGGCTTTTTGTAGGCCGTATTTTTTCGGGTGTCACCGGTGCGAGCATCACCACCGCCAGCGCATACATTGCCGATGTATCTACGGATGAAGACCGTGCCAAGAACTTCGGAATGATTGGCGCCGCATTTGGTCTCGGCTTCATCATCGGACCTGTAATTGGTGGTATTTTAGGACAATATGGTGCACGGGTCCCATTCTACGCGGCTTCCATACTGTGTTTAGTCAATTTTCTGTATGGCTGGTTTATCCTGCCGGAAAGTCTCGAAAAAGAGAACCGAAGGCCCTTCAACTGGCGGCGTGCAAACCCGGTCGGTTCGCTGCTTCAACTCAGGAAATATCCTAAGATTTTAGGCCTCATTGCCGCACTGGTTTTCGTTTATATCGCCTCGCATGCCGTGCAGACCAACTGGACCTTCTTCACCATGTATAAATTCAACTGGACCGAAACGCTCGTTGGGATTTCTCTTGGGGTTTCAGGCTTTATGGCAGCATTAGTCCAGGGATATCTCATCCGTTTCATTCAGCCCAAAATCGGCAACGAAAAAAGTATTTTTTACGGACTTACGCTGTACGCCATCGGCATGGTGCTGTTCGCGTTCGCAAACCAAAGTTGGATGATGTTCGCATTTCTGATCCCATACGGGTTGGGCGGAATTGCGGGCCCTGCGCTACAGTCGGTGATTTCTGCCGATGTGCCGAAAAACGAGCAGGGCGAACTGCAGGGCGCACTCGCCAGTCTGGTGAGTTTGACGGCTATTATCGGCCCGCCACTGATGACGAACACGTTCTATTATTTTACGCACGAGGAAGCACCTTTTATATTTCCGGGGGCTCCGTTTTTCCTCGGATTTTTGCTGATGGCGACGAGCGCGGTTATCGTATACCGTGTCTTTAAAAATAAACGCCTGAATTGA
- a CDS encoding Transcription elongation factor GreB, producing MMVRTENCSFKLLKRTIMSRGFVKEDDQEEIPLVPPRADLPIWAENWVTPAGMEALQQERADLISEQEKLDPSHEREYRIAFNHLNARLQLLNGRMASAKIIDTARLSQGEVHFGATVTFKNLNNNLRQTFQLVGVDEANISKGKLAFTTPLAKALINSKVGEKVTLQLGDKTNIFEILSIGY from the coding sequence GTGATGGTTCGGACTGAAAATTGCAGTTTTAAATTACTAAAACGAACAATAATGAGTCGGGGATTTGTAAAAGAAGACGATCAGGAAGAGATTCCATTGGTGCCGCCGAGAGCGGATTTACCGATTTGGGCAGAAAATTGGGTAACACCTGCGGGTATGGAAGCGCTGCAACAGGAACGCGCCGATTTGATTTCGGAACAGGAAAAACTCGATCCTTCGCATGAACGCGAGTACAGAATTGCATTCAATCACCTCAATGCCAGGCTGCAGTTGCTTAACGGCCGCATGGCTTCAGCTAAAATAATTGACACGGCCCGGCTTTCGCAGGGCGAAGTGCATTTTGGCGCGACGGTAACATTTAAAAATCTGAACAATAACCTGAGGCAGACGTTTCAGCTCGTGGGCGTAGATGAAGCGAACATTTCCAAAGGGAAGTTAGCCTTCACCACGCCTTTAGCCAAAGCCCTGATAAACAGCAAAGTGGGCGAAAAAGTAACATTACAGTTAGGTGACAAAACCAACATTTTTGAAATACTATCAATCGGGTACTGA
- a CDS encoding putative membrane-associated phospholipid phosphatase has product MHEVIQEDKEIFLYLNNLGSQPFDQFWIMVSETWIWVPLYVIFLYLLYKNFGLRNVIFILIFIALGVTVSDQLAGIFKTGIARLRPCHDPSLDQLVREVKCGGQFGFYSSHASNTFFIATLMSLLLYRKHRFLPYFLFFWAAVVSYSRIYLGVHFPMDIMMGAAMGFLLGGFFATLSRKVIRDDIRHVK; this is encoded by the coding sequence ATGCACGAAGTAATTCAGGAAGACAAAGAGATTTTTCTTTATCTCAACAATCTCGGAAGCCAGCCTTTCGACCAGTTTTGGATTATGGTCTCGGAAACCTGGATCTGGGTGCCACTTTATGTGATTTTTCTGTATCTCCTTTATAAGAATTTCGGGCTGCGGAATGTAATATTCATCCTTATTTTCATTGCACTCGGCGTCACGGTTTCAGATCAGCTGGCCGGAATTTTCAAGACCGGAATTGCACGCCTGAGGCCTTGCCACGACCCATCCCTTGACCAACTCGTCCGTGAAGTGAAATGTGGCGGACAGTTTGGGTTTTATTCAAGCCATGCTTCCAACACCTTTTTCATCGCTACTTTAATGAGTTTGCTGCTGTATAGAAAACATCGTTTCCTGCCGTATTTTCTATTTTTCTGGGCCGCCGTTGTTTCATACAGCCGCATTTATCTGGGTGTACATTTTCCGATGGATATTATGATGGGCGCTGCGATGGGCTTCCTGCTGGGCGGCTTTTTTGCTACACTTTCACGCAAAGTGATCCGCGATGATATTCGCCATGTAAAATAA
- a CDS encoding Coproporphyrinogen III oxidase, oxygen-independent: MNTSLIDKYNIPGPRYTSYPTVPFWDETSFTPELWQQSVIKSYNESNDAEGISIYIHLPFCEQLCTFCACHKRITKQHSVEIPYLESVLKEWDLYLDLLQGEGSIGGKPKIKELHLGGGTPTFFSPANLKTLLEGIFSKADIAENPEFSFEGHPNNTTREHLQTLYDLGFRRASFGVQDYDPQVQKAINRIQPFENVERVTNWAREIGYKGISHDLVFGLPFHTWEKMEFTIRKTLELKPDRLAFYSYAHVPWIKGVGQRGFDENDLPSGEEKRKLYENGKRLLEELGYIEIGMDHFALPHDDLYQSMVSGDIHRNFMGYSSGKTQLMIGLGMSAISDSWYAFGQNEKTVEGYQKMVEEGRIPVVKGHILNGEDLNIRQHILNLMCRLETSWDLGTSFPEIGDALEALKEMENDGLVTLTDNSITITDKGRAFTRNVAMTFDLRMMRNKPETRIFSMTI; this comes from the coding sequence ATGAATACTTCACTCATCGATAAATATAATATTCCCGGGCCTCGCTACACATCATATCCCACCGTTCCTTTTTGGGATGAAACTTCGTTTACGCCAGAATTATGGCAGCAGTCGGTTATAAAATCCTATAACGAAAGCAATGATGCTGAGGGAATTTCAATATACATTCATCTCCCTTTTTGCGAGCAGCTCTGCACTTTCTGCGCTTGTCATAAGCGGATTACGAAGCAACATTCAGTAGAAATTCCTTATCTCGAAAGTGTTCTGAAGGAGTGGGATTTATATTTGGATCTTCTTCAGGGTGAAGGAAGCATCGGTGGCAAACCCAAAATAAAGGAACTTCACTTAGGTGGCGGAACACCTACGTTTTTTTCGCCTGCAAACCTCAAAACTTTGCTTGAAGGTATTTTTTCGAAAGCTGATATCGCCGAAAATCCCGAATTTTCATTTGAAGGCCATCCCAACAACACCACGCGCGAACATTTGCAGACTCTATACGATCTAGGCTTCCGCCGCGCAAGTTTTGGCGTTCAGGATTATGACCCGCAGGTTCAGAAAGCCATCAACCGGATTCAGCCTTTTGAAAATGTTGAAAGAGTGACTAACTGGGCGCGCGAGATCGGTTATAAGGGCATTTCGCACGATCTGGTTTTCGGTTTGCCATTCCATACCTGGGAGAAAATGGAGTTTACCATCCGTAAAACGCTCGAGTTGAAACCTGACCGTCTGGCGTTTTATTCGTACGCACACGTGCCATGGATTAAAGGCGTCGGCCAGAGAGGTTTTGATGAAAATGACCTGCCAAGCGGTGAAGAAAAACGTAAACTTTACGAAAACGGAAAACGTTTACTCGAAGAACTCGGCTACATCGAGATCGGGATGGATCATTTCGCACTTCCGCACGACGATCTTTACCAATCAATGGTTTCAGGAGATATCCACCGGAATTTCATGGGCTATTCTTCAGGTAAAACCCAACTGATGATCGGACTTGGTATGAGCGCGATTTCAGATTCCTGGTATGCATTCGGGCAAAACGAAAAAACTGTTGAAGGCTACCAGAAAATGGTCGAGGAGGGGAGAATTCCGGTTGTTAAAGGCCATATTCTGAATGGCGAAGATTTAAATATCCGCCAGCATATTCTTAATTTAATGTGCCGCCTCGAAACATCGTGGGATCTTGGAACCAGTTTTCCGGAGATCGGCGATGCGCTTGAAGCATTAAAGGAAATGGAAAATGACGGACTCGTAACCCTTACGGACAATTCGATCACCATCACCGATAAAGGCCGCGCATTCACCAGAAACGTGGCGATGACGTTCGATTTACGCATGATGCGCAACAAACCCGAGACGCGAATTTTTTCAATGACGATATAA
- a CDS encoding YceI like family protein, which produces MKKLLSLLAVAMFSVLSFAQLTLKSDGAHSRIQFTIVHLGINDITGSFDKASLTINADEKNFVNSKLTFSADVNSVNTHIEARDKHLKNADFFDVEKYPTMDFTSTSLTKVKNNYYTLKGNLTMHGVTKPVTLNLLYRGSTVNANSKKTTYGYQITGSVKRSDFDFGTKYPEAMLSDLVSIKGDFELAAQ; this is translated from the coding sequence ATGAAAAAATTATTATCACTCTTAGCGGTAGCTATGTTTTCCGTTTTGTCTTTCGCACAGTTAACGCTTAAAAGCGACGGTGCACACTCAAGAATTCAGTTTACAATCGTTCACTTGGGGATTAACGACATTACCGGAAGTTTCGACAAAGCTTCCCTAACAATTAATGCAGACGAGAAAAATTTCGTGAATTCAAAACTCACATTTTCTGCAGACGTAAATTCTGTGAACACGCACATTGAAGCCAGAGACAAGCACCTTAAAAATGCCGATTTCTTTGATGTTGAGAAATATCCAACAATGGATTTCACCAGCACTTCACTTACCAAAGTAAAAAATAACTACTACACATTGAAAGGTAATCTTACAATGCATGGCGTTACAAAGCCCGTAACACTTAACCTGTTGTACCGCGGATCTACTGTGAATGCAAACAGCAAAAAAACAACTTACGGTTACCAGATTACAGGATCGGTCAAAAGATCCGATTTCGACTTCGGAACAAAGTATCCTGAAGCAATGCTAAGTGATTTAGTAAGTATTAAAGGTGATTTCGAACTTGCTGCTCAGTAA
- a CDS encoding dithiol-disulfide isomerase, translated as MKVDIWSDIRCPFCYVGKKKFEKALAQFPEAENVEIIWHSFQLDPNLETQHDRNPYEYFSEAKRIPVEQAKAMHEHAKNAGREAGIEFNFDESKIANSFKGHLLIQLAKTQGLANQMEEALFAAQFIKGQNIDDEQTLYDIARSVGLSEEQTQNALKSDEFAHAVAQDGLMARQLGINAVPFFVFNDKYGVSGAQQPEHFLEVLSKSWEEFSAGDKGLQIISRGESCDTDGNCD; from the coding sequence ATGAAAGTAGATATCTGGAGCGACATACGCTGCCCATTCTGTTATGTAGGCAAGAAAAAGTTCGAAAAAGCACTCGCGCAGTTTCCCGAAGCTGAAAATGTTGAGATCATCTGGCACAGTTTTCAGCTCGATCCCAATCTCGAGACTCAACACGACAGAAATCCGTATGAATATTTCTCAGAAGCCAAACGCATCCCCGTTGAACAGGCCAAAGCCATGCACGAACACGCTAAAAATGCGGGCAGAGAAGCAGGAATCGAATTCAATTTCGACGAGTCTAAAATTGCAAACTCGTTCAAAGGGCATCTTCTGATTCAGCTTGCCAAAACGCAGGGTTTAGCTAACCAAATGGAAGAAGCGCTTTTCGCGGCACAGTTTATTAAAGGACAAAATATTGATGATGAGCAAACATTGTATGATATTGCAAGATCTGTAGGTTTAAGTGAAGAGCAAACCCAAAACGCGCTTAAATCCGATGAATTTGCACATGCGGTTGCGCAGGACGGTTTAATGGCACGCCAACTCGGCATCAACGCGGTTCCGTTTTTCGTGTTTAATGACAAATATGGTGTTTCTGGGGCGCAGCAACCAGAGCATTTTCTTGAAGTGCTCTCGAAATCCTGGGAAGAATTTTCTGCGGGCGACAAAGGCCTTCAGATAATCAGCCGTGGCGAAAGCTGCGATACGGACGGAAATTGTGACTGA
- a CDS encoding Aminopeptidase N, producing the protein MSVTKMKRFLWGLMLITNFVAVDAQQDSIYINAKFSPNQRQVTVNQEIIYTNKTASLLQNIKLLNWIAAYKSQSTPLVYRKLEDRKTEMHFAKAGELGSTSDLEIKIGDSSVQRPDLTKENLFIPLSKPLKQGEKITISLQYKLNLPLQKFTGYGSDGKSWQLKYFFIVPDGFETDTPNERYFIDIEEKQSAANYWKVHLDLPAQYYSYSNLPEIQPNSFEGKLNDDPEFLITESRFPSIETEIDGQKISVGFGYQINEDEKTNLEFYLPQHLRFIKDRIGFLPAKIFISQKFRQDENFTGIDDIKFWKFRYKLFSDLEQADLNYFSVLSKNIVEQSSIFNKSEDHWIINGVKTYLEIQYIDQYYKERKLLGDLPENAKIFGMKPLKFFHASKIKLSERYGLAYQYILTQNLDQAIDIPFENLSNFNAMTISHFETGSLLSFIAEKMGKENFDAFLRDFFSKNAHSKPDSKAFTDALSVASGYSADFLEPFIQHKNRVNFKLKRFSKKDDEFEVKISKNTPLPIPFKIETASDDGTTHAFWFDTDDSRKNTSYRIPQSDATKIVVNSEYIFPETNFRDNYLYTKGLFANTKKIRLKFFKDIPNPEYNEIYLNPRVTFNAYDKVLVGLNFKNTSFFQRKFNYSVTPYFSSGTGKLTGSGAVGYTFQPAESFYRSLDFAVSASHFHYDYDLTYRKISAGAAINFSKDPRSDIGRSLAFSYNYFEKDLNPAMIARKEYAKYNLWNIGYGYSDRRVIHEKYFGANLQWMEDFQKISAEASYRWEFADDQKINFRFFGGYFISNSTQNNLFDYGISRVSNYSFSYGLLGQSATSGLLAQQFILAEGGFKSYVGRSANQWIGAVNVDSHVWRWFNVYADAGMYKNKYRSPEFIWDSGVKVKVIPDFLEVYFPVQSSLGFEPSFKDYAQRIRFTLVLNFGAVTDYFRRGWF; encoded by the coding sequence TTGAGCGTTACTAAAATGAAAAGATTTCTCTGGGGTTTAATGCTGATCACGAATTTTGTTGCTGTCGACGCGCAGCAGGACAGTATTTATATTAACGCCAAATTCTCGCCAAACCAGCGGCAGGTTACAGTTAATCAGGAAATTATCTACACCAATAAAACCGCCTCGCTTTTACAAAACATAAAACTCCTCAATTGGATTGCGGCCTACAAAAGCCAGTCTACCCCGCTTGTTTACCGCAAACTAGAAGACCGCAAAACCGAAATGCACTTCGCCAAAGCTGGTGAACTTGGCAGTACATCTGATCTCGAAATCAAAATCGGTGATTCTTCAGTTCAGCGCCCTGATCTTACGAAGGAAAACCTTTTCATCCCGCTTTCTAAACCATTGAAGCAAGGCGAAAAAATCACGATTTCATTACAATATAAACTTAATCTGCCGCTGCAAAAATTCACCGGTTATGGCAGCGACGGAAAATCGTGGCAACTCAAATATTTCTTTATCGTGCCGGACGGTTTTGAAACCGACACGCCAAACGAACGCTATTTCATTGACATCGAAGAAAAGCAAAGCGCCGCAAATTACTGGAAAGTACACCTCGATTTGCCGGCTCAATACTATTCATACAGCAATCTGCCGGAGATACAACCTAACAGTTTTGAGGGAAAACTTAATGACGACCCTGAATTTCTGATCACAGAAAGCCGCTTTCCTTCAATTGAAACGGAGATCGACGGCCAGAAAATCTCAGTCGGTTTCGGTTATCAGATTAACGAGGATGAAAAAACAAACCTTGAGTTTTACCTGCCTCAACATCTGAGGTTTATCAAAGACAGAATCGGATTTTTGCCGGCTAAGATATTTATTTCACAAAAGTTCAGGCAGGATGAAAACTTCACCGGTATTGACGACATCAAGTTCTGGAAATTCCGCTATAAGTTGTTCAGCGATCTTGAACAGGCCGACCTGAACTATTTCAGCGTTCTCTCTAAAAACATCGTTGAACAGTCTTCAATTTTCAATAAAAGTGAAGATCACTGGATTATTAACGGCGTGAAAACCTACCTTGAAATACAGTATATCGACCAATATTACAAAGAACGCAAACTGCTAGGCGACCTGCCTGAAAATGCAAAAATATTCGGAATGAAGCCGCTGAAGTTTTTTCATGCCTCAAAAATTAAACTTTCAGAGCGTTACGGACTTGCCTACCAGTACATCCTCACGCAAAATCTGGATCAAGCGATTGACATTCCGTTTGAAAACCTGAGCAATTTCAATGCGATGACGATCAGCCATTTCGAAACTGGCAGCCTGCTTTCATTTATAGCTGAAAAAATGGGCAAGGAAAATTTTGATGCGTTTCTGCGGGATTTCTTTTCAAAGAATGCCCATTCAAAACCCGACTCAAAAGCGTTTACTGATGCGCTCTCGGTAGCGTCAGGTTATTCCGCAGATTTTCTTGAACCCTTCATTCAGCATAAAAACAGAGTAAATTTTAAGTTAAAAAGATTCAGCAAAAAGGATGACGAGTTTGAAGTTAAAATCTCGAAAAACACACCACTTCCAATTCCATTTAAAATAGAAACTGCTTCTGATGACGGCACAACGCACGCGTTTTGGTTTGATACCGACGATTCCCGAAAAAACACAAGTTACCGGATCCCACAGTCTGACGCCACAAAAATAGTGGTGAACAGCGAATATATCTTCCCTGAAACCAACTTCCGCGATAATTATCTTTACACCAAAGGTCTGTTCGCAAATACTAAGAAAATCAGGTTAAAATTTTTTAAGGACATCCCCAACCCCGAATACAACGAGATTTATCTTAATCCGCGTGTTACTTTTAATGCGTATGATAAAGTTCTGGTGGGCCTTAATTTTAAAAACACTTCATTTTTTCAGCGTAAATTCAATTATTCCGTAACGCCTTATTTCAGTTCAGGTACCGGAAAACTTACAGGTTCGGGCGCTGTGGGCTACACCTTTCAGCCGGCGGAAAGCTTTTACCGCTCGCTGGATTTCGCCGTTTCTGCGTCGCACTTTCATTATGATTACGACCTTACGTACCGCAAAATCTCTGCGGGCGCAGCCATTAATTTTTCGAAAGACCCACGCAGCGATATTGGCCGCAGCCTCGCCTTTTCTTACAATTATTTCGAAAAGGACCTTAATCCAGCGATGATCGCGAGAAAAGAGTACGCAAAATATAACCTCTGGAATATCGGTTACGGTTATTCTGACCGCCGGGTCATTCATGAGAAATATTTCGGAGCCAATCTGCAGTGGATGGAAGATTTTCAGAAGATTTCAGCTGAAGCCTCCTACCGATGGGAGTTTGCAGACGACCAGAAGATTAACTTCCGCTTTTTCGGCGGTTATTTCATCAGCAACAGCACACAGAACAACCTATTTGATTACGGCATCTCGCGTGTATCCAACTACTCTTTTTCCTACGGACTTTTGGGGCAGAGCGCAACTTCCGGTTTGCTGGCACAGCAGTTTATTCTGGCGGAAGGCGGTTTCAAATCTTATGTGGGGCGATCTGCGAACCAATGGATCGGTGCGGTGAATGTGGATTCGCACGTCTGGCGCTGGTTTAATGTATATGCAGACGCGGGTATGTACAAAAACAAATACCGAAGTCCTGAATTCATTTGGGATTCCGGCGTAAAGGTAAAAGTGATCCCCGATTTTCTCGAAGTTTATTTCCCGGTGCAGAGTTCACTTGGTTTTGAACCTTCATTTAAAGATTACGCCCAGCGAATACGTTTCACACTGGTTCTGAACTTCGGTGCGGTAACGGATTATTTCCGGCGCGGATGGTTTTAA
- a CDS encoding Protein-export membrane protein secD/ Protein-export membrane protein secF, whose product MQGKGLITLVAVILGLICLNELLPTWYASKIEKQATELAGGNPEKYQKEMARLSKDTLNLGFTKLYYSKSKEKEMKLGLDLKGGINVLLEINQRDLVNNLTNYSTNPVLIEALDRTDQLQKNSTNPYIKDFFTMFDVVNKEKNANLKLADPEIFGNTNLSEIKFNTPDEQVKNIIENRIELSTGTAYEVIRTRIDKMGVTQPNVQRVPRTGRISVEMPGVKDIDRVKKMLQTSAKLQFWEVQQVQEILPYFEQLNSVIGAKADSIGVPGNTNLVSLLQLNTLKSNGVANVKLSDTAAVNKILKSQTAKDLRPQNIKYTQFMWGYKPELSDPNNLVLYAVRGNINQKAPVDGAVESARVNYDDLGRIVVDMQMDSKGSKDWKTLTGKNVNKPVAVTLDEVVYTAPNVVNEIPNGRTQISGSFSQEEAQDLVNVLGAGKLPAGAKIVQAEVVGPSLGAESVDAGMYSFIIAFVIIILYMLFYYGGAGVYAVIAISINLFYLMGIMDSVDATLTLPGIAGIVLSMAMSIDANVIVYERTKEELFAGKNIREAYNEGFKFSLSAIIDGNITSLLTAVVLYIFGTGPIQGFAVTLGIGIILSMFTCVLLTRVLIFSRLEKGKGLSVWTKFSKNIFRNTWVDFIGKRKYAYIFSGIVTLICLASIFTQGFKYGVDFKGGRSYVVRFANPVVADQAAESLEKQFINSEGQVNAVDVKTYGSNNQLKITTDYRVDEESLEADQDVESKLFAGLKQYLPADAKMSEFKDSGANNYGVISSVKVGPTVADDIKSGGVIAMFVALAGIFLYILFRFKRWQFSTGAIASLVHDAIVILGVYSLLKNVMPFNMEINQDFIAAILTVLGYSINDTVIIFDRIREYLGEKKSLTLEGLFNDSISSTLGRTFNTAFMTFLVILAIFIFGGENLRGFMFALLIGVGFGTYSTWFIASAVSYDLLKKKGVEGTKKSLIAEKPVVADTGE is encoded by the coding sequence ATGCAAGGAAAAGGACTGATTACGCTGGTTGCGGTTATTCTGGGACTTATTTGTCTTAATGAATTATTACCCACCTGGTATGCAAGTAAAATAGAAAAACAGGCCACTGAGCTTGCCGGAGGTAATCCGGAAAAGTATCAGAAAGAAATGGCGCGTCTATCTAAAGATACCCTTAATCTGGGTTTTACGAAGCTATACTACTCGAAGTCTAAGGAAAAGGAGATGAAGCTTGGCCTCGATCTGAAAGGCGGAATCAACGTGCTTCTCGAGATCAACCAAAGAGATCTGGTAAATAACCTTACGAACTATTCTACAAATCCTGTGCTTATTGAGGCACTCGACAGAACAGACCAACTGCAGAAAAATTCAACCAATCCGTACATCAAAGACTTTTTCACGATGTTCGATGTTGTGAACAAAGAGAAAAATGCAAATCTGAAGTTAGCCGATCCTGAAATCTTCGGTAATACCAATCTTTCAGAAATAAAATTCAACACACCTGATGAGCAGGTGAAGAATATTATAGAGAACAGAATAGAACTTTCTACAGGTACAGCTTACGAAGTGATCCGTACGCGTATCGATAAGATGGGTGTTACGCAGCCTAACGTGCAGCGTGTACCGAGAACCGGAAGAATTTCTGTCGAGATGCCGGGCGTGAAAGATATTGACCGTGTGAAGAAAATGCTTCAGACTTCTGCAAAACTTCAGTTTTGGGAAGTGCAGCAGGTTCAGGAAATCCTTCCTTATTTCGAGCAGCTTAACAGCGTGATCGGTGCAAAAGCTGATTCAATCGGGGTACCCGGAAATACAAATCTTGTGAGCCTTTTACAGCTGAACACACTCAAATCCAATGGTGTAGCGAACGTAAAACTTTCCGACACAGCTGCCGTAAACAAAATTCTCAAAAGCCAGACCGCAAAAGATCTAAGGCCGCAAAACATAAAATACACCCAGTTCATGTGGGGTTATAAGCCTGAACTGAGTGATCCTAACAATCTTGTACTTTACGCGGTTCGTGGAAATATCAACCAGAAAGCTCCGGTAGACGGTGCTGTGGAGTCTGCAAGAGTGAATTATGATGATCTTGGAAGAATTGTAGTGGACATGCAGATGGACTCTAAAGGTTCAAAAGACTGGAAAACACTTACAGGCAAGAACGTTAACAAGCCGGTTGCCGTTACTTTAGATGAAGTGGTGTACACCGCGCCGAATGTAGTGAACGAAATTCCGAACGGAAGAACACAGATCTCCGGAAGTTTCTCACAAGAAGAAGCACAGGATCTCGTGAATGTTTTGGGAGCAGGAAAACTGCCCGCAGGCGCAAAGATTGTACAGGCAGAAGTAGTAGGGCCATCATTAGGTGCTGAATCTGTGGACGCGGGGATGTATTCATTCATCATCGCATTCGTAATCATTATTTTATACATGCTGTTCTATTACGGTGGTGCAGGTGTTTATGCGGTAATCGCAATTTCGATCAACCTTTTCTACCTGATGGGAATCATGGATTCTGTGGATGCAACACTCACGCTTCCCGGTATCGCGGGTATCGTACTGTCAATGGCGATGTCGATTGATGCGAACGTAATTGTATATGAACGGACCAAAGAAGAACTCTTTGCCGGTAAAAATATCCGTGAGGCATATAATGAAGGTTTCAAATTCTCGCTTTCGGCGATTATCGATGGTAACATCACCTCGTTGCTGACAGCGGTAGTGCTCTATATTTTCGGTACAGGACCTATTCAGGGGTTTGCCGTAACCCTGGGAATCGGTATTATTCTTTCGATGTTTACGTGTGTACTTCTTACCAGGGTTCTTATTTTCAGCCGACTCGAGAAAGGTAAAGGTCTTTCTGTATGGACTAAATTCAGTAAGAATATCTTCAGAAATACATGGGTAGATTTTATCGGAAAAAGAAAATATGCATATATCTTCTCCGGAATCGTAACACTGATCTGTCTGGCTTCAATCTTCACACAAGGCTTTAAGTACGGTGTCGATTTCAAAGGTGGAAGAAGTTATGTGGTGCGTTTTGCAAATCCTGTAGTTGCCGATCAGGCCGCTGAAAGTTTAGAAAAGCAGTTCATCAACAGTGAAGGTCAGGTTAACGCGGTAGATGTAAAAACCTACGGAAGCAATAACCAGTTGAAGATCACCACAGATTACCGTGTAGATGAAGAAAGCCTCGAAGCTGATCAGGATGTAGAAAGTAAACTGTTCGCCGGGCTTAAGCAATATCTTCCGGCAGATGCAAAAATGTCTGAATTTAAAGATTCTGGTGCCAACAATTATGGGGTGATCAGCTCTGTGAAAGTCGGTCCTACCGTTGCAGATGATATCAAATCAGGCGGTGTAATCGCGATGTTTGTAGCGTTGGCAGGTATCTTCCTGTATATCCTGTTCCGTTTCAAGAGATGGCAGTTTTCCACAGGCGCTATTGCATCTCTTGTACACGATGCGATCGTAATCCTCGGTGTATATTCATTGCTTAAAAATGTGATGCCGTTCAATATGGAGATTAATCAGGATTTTATCGCCGCGATTCTTACGGTGCTTGGTTACTCCATTAATGATACCGTAATTATTTTCGACAGGATTCGTGAATATTTAGGTGAGAAAAAGTCGCTTACACTTGAAGGGCTTTTCAATGATTCAATCTCAAGTACATTGGGCAGAACTTTTAACACCGCTTTCATGACCTTCCTTGTAATTCTCGCAATCTTTATATTTGGAGGTGAGAACTTAAGAGGATTTATGTTTGCGCTGTTGATTGGGGTTGGCTTTGGTACCTATTCAACGTGGTTTATTGCCTCGGCAGTTTCTTATGATCTGCTTAAGAAGAAAGGCGTTGAAGGCACCAAGAAAAGCCTCATTGCAGAAAAACCTGTTGTGGCAGACACAGGAGAGTAA